From the genome of Sulfitobacter sp. DSM 110093, one region includes:
- a CDS encoding helix-turn-helix transcriptional regulator: protein MDTACHAAHSGTGFSLGALEMVEDSFPENLRLLCSYAHSITEVCEKLSINRQQFHRYLNGKSRPSHRNLRNICDFFGVELHEIFMEKGNFSTLISLRSPRGPEIDPFGNFIAKLHRVNPNARRDMAEYIGYYRCYFRQVEFPGMMQCSLMRMFADRGFVYIWNIENYGASKRRARNLLFYTGIAFHNGERIMVHEREKRSGQMMWTSILYPSRMDQASLMTGLSLGVSSAMSRDIACYRVVWEALGPRVDVRSEIRKCGLISLDDPSIPSDILAATRNDSDPEDQVFTGRPWDIFTS, encoded by the coding sequence ATGGACACTGCTTGCCATGCCGCCCATAGTGGCACCGGTTTCAGTCTAGGAGCACTCGAGATGGTGGAAGACAGCTTTCCAGAGAATCTTCGGCTGCTTTGCAGCTACGCTCATTCGATCACCGAAGTGTGTGAGAAGCTGTCGATCAACCGACAGCAGTTTCATAGGTACCTGAACGGAAAAAGCCGACCCTCGCACAGGAACTTGAGGAATATCTGCGACTTTTTCGGGGTCGAATTGCACGAGATTTTCATGGAAAAGGGAAATTTCAGCACGTTGATTTCTCTGCGCAGCCCTCGTGGACCCGAGATCGATCCGTTCGGCAATTTCATCGCCAAATTGCACAGGGTAAACCCGAACGCGCGCCGTGATATGGCAGAGTATATCGGCTATTATAGATGCTATTTCCGGCAGGTGGAGTTTCCCGGAATGATGCAGTGTTCTCTGATGCGGATGTTCGCCGACCGGGGGTTTGTCTATATATGGAATATCGAGAATTACGGGGCATCGAAGCGGCGGGCGCGGAACCTTCTGTTCTATACCGGAATCGCCTTCCATAACGGTGAGCGTATCATGGTGCATGAGCGCGAAAAGCGGTCCGGGCAGATGATGTGGACCTCGATCCTTTACCCGTCGAGGATGGATCAGGCCTCGCTTATGACGGGACTGAGCCTTGGGGTCAGCAGTGCGATGTCGCGGGATATAGCATGTTACCGGGTGGTGTGGGAGGCGCTGGGGCCTAGGGTTGATGTCCGCTCAGAGATCCGGAAATGTGGTTTGATCAGCCTCGATGATCCGTCAATTCCGTCGGATATCCTTGCAGCGACCCGTAACGATTCCGACCCCGAGGACCAAGTATTCACAGGCCGGCCTTGGGATATTTTCACATCCTGA
- a CDS encoding ATP-binding cassette domain-containing protein, which yields MKDLQSSMIKDNSENVVIRCNAVWKLYGDAASGLARDGAGSITDEVLAEMDVIAAVRDVNLEVRRDEIFVIMGLSGSGKSSLLRCMTGLVELTMGELEVAGYELGRASAQRLIEMRRHAVSMVFQDFALLPHLTVLDNVAFPLRMQGVPRAERHRKARELVELVGLAGRESYLPHELSGGQQQRVGIARSLMTEPEIWFLDEPFSALDPLIRAEMQNEFLRIQGMLRKSIVFVTHDFEEAVRLADRIAIMHSGKVVQIGTPEELITSPADDYVAKFTRKIPRRQVIKVGSVMTPANGVAAGNRVHACDVIGDVAAQVVNSTEPTEVVDDTGALVGMIDAKTMIQLLLNDEVT from the coding sequence ATGAAGGACTTGCAGAGTTCAATGATTAAGGACAATTCGGAAAACGTCGTTATCCGGTGCAATGCCGTATGGAAGCTTTACGGCGATGCCGCAAGCGGGCTTGCGCGGGACGGGGCCGGGTCCATCACCGACGAGGTGCTTGCGGAAATGGACGTCATCGCCGCCGTGCGCGATGTCAACCTCGAGGTGAGGCGGGACGAGATTTTCGTGATCATGGGGCTGTCGGGCTCGGGCAAGTCAAGTTTGCTGCGATGCATGACGGGGCTGGTCGAGCTGACGATGGGCGAGCTCGAAGTCGCCGGGTATGAACTTGGTCGCGCAAGCGCGCAGAGGTTGATCGAGATGCGCCGCCATGCTGTGAGTATGGTGTTCCAGGATTTCGCGCTGTTGCCGCATCTAACAGTGCTTGACAATGTGGCGTTTCCACTGCGCATGCAGGGTGTGCCGCGTGCCGAACGGCACCGAAAGGCGAGGGAGTTGGTCGAGCTTGTGGGTCTGGCGGGACGTGAGAGCTATCTACCGCACGAGTTGTCGGGCGGTCAGCAGCAGCGCGTCGGTATTGCCCGGAGCCTGATGACGGAGCCTGAAATCTGGTTTCTTGACGAGCCTTTCTCGGCGCTTGACCCCTTGATCCGGGCAGAGATGCAGAACGAATTCCTACGGATTCAGGGTATGCTTCGTAAATCTATCGTCTTTGTCACACATGATTTTGAAGAGGCGGTGCGGCTGGCCGATCGCATTGCCATCATGCATTCCGGCAAGGTCGTACAAATCGGCACGCCGGAGGAGCTGATCACCAGCCCGGCCGACGACTACGTAGCCAAATTTACCCGGAAGATCCCGCGCCGGCAGGTCATAAAGGTAGGCTCGGTGATGACGCCCGCCAACGGCGTGGCAGCGGGAAATCGAGTCCATGCGTGCGATGTTATCGGCGATGTTGCGGCGCAGGTGGTGAATTCCACGGAGCCAACCGAGGTGGTCGACGATACCGGAGCGCTTGTCGGAATGATTGACGCCAAGACAATGATTCAACTGCTGCTGAACGACGAAGTGACATGA
- a CDS encoding glycine betaine ABC transporter substrate-binding protein translates to MTFTKTSIRTLAGAACLATAGPALATDRTEPVVIPIVSDTSTDLISTILGATLEKAGYNIEYVDADYAASFSGIQTGDLHFTVCWQSTMELCEGSTENGKAINAGSTGIRTAEGWWYPMSLKENCPGLPNWKALTEPACIEALATAETAPKARFVEGPADWVMPVEEMARAFDIDVEPIASGSAAALVATVSTAARRGEPVVAWGYTPHWYFMSDEGEFVEFPEYQEGCHDDPSWGANPDATYDCNVETGVLWLFANKKFIDAEPEAAEIIEKFELEDSQVTDGYRKVDVEGVPIETVTEQWMNENEAIWQAWLQ, encoded by the coding sequence ATGACTTTCACGAAAACTTCAATCCGGACACTGGCTGGAGCGGCATGTCTTGCCACCGCAGGGCCCGCGCTTGCCACCGACCGGACGGAACCGGTGGTCATTCCCATCGTGAGCGACACCTCGACCGACCTGATCTCGACCATTCTGGGCGCGACATTGGAAAAGGCGGGGTACAACATCGAGTATGTCGATGCAGATTATGCGGCGAGCTTCTCGGGCATTCAGACCGGCGACCTGCATTTCACCGTCTGCTGGCAGTCGACGATGGAGCTTTGCGAAGGCTCGACCGAAAACGGCAAGGCCATCAACGCCGGATCGACGGGTATCCGCACAGCAGAGGGTTGGTGGTATCCGATGTCACTGAAGGAAAATTGCCCGGGTCTGCCCAACTGGAAAGCCCTCACGGAACCTGCCTGTATCGAGGCGCTTGCCACTGCCGAGACTGCACCCAAGGCGCGTTTTGTGGAAGGACCGGCCGACTGGGTCATGCCGGTCGAGGAAATGGCCCGTGCCTTCGACATCGACGTCGAGCCGATCGCATCGGGCAGTGCCGCCGCACTTGTCGCCACGGTCTCGACCGCCGCGCGCCGGGGTGAGCCGGTGGTCGCGTGGGGCTATACACCGCACTGGTACTTCATGAGCGACGAAGGTGAGTTCGTCGAGTTCCCGGAATACCAAGAAGGGTGTCACGACGACCCGTCGTGGGGGGCGAACCCAGATGCGACCTATGATTGCAACGTAGAAACGGGCGTGCTGTGGCTCTTTGCCAACAAGAAATTCATCGATGCCGAACCGGAGGCCGCCGAGATCATCGAGAAGTTTGAGTTGGAAGACAGTCAAGTGACTGATGGCTACCGCAAGGTCGACGTCGAGGGCGTACCGATCGAAACTGTCACCGAACAGTGGATGAACGAAAACGAGGCCATCTGGCAAGCCTGGCTGCAGTAA